The following are encoded together in the Tatumella ptyseos genome:
- the cra gene encoding catabolite repressor/activator — protein sequence MKLDEIARLAGVSRTTASYVINGKAKQYRVSDKTVEKVMAVVREHNYHPNAVAAGLRAGKTRSIGLVIPDLENTSYTRIAKHLERHARQQGYQLLIACSEDQPDNEMRCIEHLLQRKIDALIVSTSLPAQHPFYQRCAERQLPVIALDRPLDQRLFNSVVGADREDAFALAQAQRHQSIDNILFFGALPELSVSFLREQGFREAWNGDVRQPQFLYSDSFDRQHAAQQFTAYLQKNCLPAAIFTTSFALLQGVMDACLSTLGELPSTLSIATFGDHELLDFLACPVLSAGQRHQDIAECVLALVLKTLEHGDQSELGITTIPRHLHARGALIRTMHLK from the coding sequence GTGAAACTAGACGAAATTGCACGACTGGCAGGGGTTTCTAGAACCACCGCGAGTTACGTCATTAACGGTAAGGCTAAACAGTATCGCGTCAGCGATAAGACCGTTGAAAAAGTGATGGCCGTCGTGCGGGAGCATAACTATCACCCTAACGCTGTGGCCGCTGGCCTACGGGCAGGAAAAACACGCTCCATCGGTCTGGTTATTCCCGATCTTGAAAATACCAGTTATACCCGTATTGCGAAACATCTTGAACGTCACGCACGTCAACAAGGCTACCAGCTGCTTATCGCCTGTTCGGAGGACCAACCGGATAATGAAATGCGCTGTATCGAGCACCTTTTACAACGCAAAATAGACGCCCTGATTGTTTCAACGTCGCTTCCTGCCCAGCACCCCTTTTATCAACGTTGTGCCGAACGGCAATTACCGGTTATTGCGTTGGACCGACCGTTGGATCAGCGATTATTTAATAGCGTAGTGGGTGCGGATCGGGAAGATGCTTTTGCCTTAGCCCAAGCGCAACGTCATCAATCGATTGATAATATTCTTTTTTTTGGCGCATTGCCTGAGCTATCGGTCAGTTTTCTACGAGAGCAGGGTTTTCGTGAGGCATGGAATGGGGATGTTCGACAACCGCAATTTTTATATAGTGATAGCTTTGACCGTCAACATGCGGCACAACAATTTACGGCCTATCTACAAAAAAATTGCTTACCTGCTGCGATCTTTACCACTTCATTTGCCTTACTCCAAGGGGTAATGGATGCTTGCTTATCGACACTTGGTGAGCTCCCTTCGACTTTATCTATCGCAACCTTTGGAGACCATGAACTTTTAGATTTCCTTGCCTGCCCCGTACTGTCTGCTGGTCAGCGTCATCAGGATATAGCTGAATGTGTATTAGCGTTAGTCCTGAAAACGCTCGAACACGGTGACCAGTCAGAATTAGGGATTACGACCATTCCACGGCATCTACATGCTCGAGGAGCGCTAATTCGTACCATGCATTTAAAGTAA
- the rsmH gene encoding 16S rRNA (cytosine(1402)-N(4))-methyltransferase RsmH, producing MTSDNFKHTTVLLDDAVGGLNIQPEGIYIDGTFGRGGHSRLILSQLGETGRLIAIDRDPQAIAAAEQIDDPRFSIIHGPFSQLGDYVESLGLVGKIDGILLDLGVSSPQLDDAERGFSFMRDGPLDMRMDPSQGESAAQWLMRAAEEDIAFVIKTYGEEKFGKRIARAIVERNRLAPMTRTKELAEVIAAAMPVKDKHKHPATRSFQAIRIWINSELEEIERALASSIKALAPKGRLSIISFHSLEDRLVKRFMRTHSRGVQVPAGVPMTEAQIQALGGRELRSLGKSVPGPAEVAENPRARSSVLRIAERSEA from the coding sequence ATGACGTCTGACAATTTTAAACATACCACCGTACTGCTTGACGACGCTGTCGGCGGACTAAATATTCAACCTGAAGGTATCTATATTGATGGTACCTTTGGTCGGGGAGGACACTCCCGATTGATCCTTTCTCAGCTAGGCGAAACGGGACGCTTGATCGCTATCGATCGTGACCCACAAGCTATCGCTGCAGCCGAACAAATCGACGATCCACGCTTCTCCATTATTCATGGTCCTTTCTCGCAGTTAGGTGACTATGTCGAATCCTTAGGGTTAGTGGGTAAAATCGATGGGATTTTACTTGATCTCGGTGTTTCTTCCCCACAGCTCGATGATGCTGAACGTGGATTCTCCTTCATGCGTGACGGACCCTTGGATATGCGGATGGATCCTTCACAAGGAGAGTCTGCAGCACAATGGTTAATGCGTGCTGCCGAGGAAGACATTGCCTTTGTGATCAAAACCTACGGTGAAGAGAAATTCGGTAAACGCATCGCGCGCGCTATCGTGGAACGCAACCGCCTAGCACCGATGACGCGAACTAAAGAGTTAGCAGAGGTTATTGCTGCGGCAATGCCGGTCAAAGACAAGCATAAGCACCCTGCGACGCGTAGCTTCCAGGCGATTCGTATCTGGATTAATAGCGAGTTAGAAGAGATCGAACGAGCGTTAGCTTCGTCTATTAAAGCTTTAGCGCCAAAAGGTAGACTCTCAATTATCAGTTTCCACTCCCTTGAAGACCGTTTGGTAAAGCGTTTTATGCGTACTCATAGTCGCGGGGTGCAAGTTCCTGCAGGGGTGCCCATGACTGAGGCACAAATACAGGCGCTGGGTGGAAGAGAACTTCGTTCGTTAGGTAAATCGGTACCAGGTCCAGCAGAAGTCGCAGAAAATCCTCGTGCGCGTAGCTCTGTTTTACGTATCGCAGAAAGGAGTGAAGCGTGA
- the murE gene encoding UDP-N-acetylmuramoyl-L-alanyl-D-glutamate--2,6-diaminopimelate ligase, which yields MTDRNLQEVLAPWVPNAPALTLKAMTLDSRNVKDGDLFVAVVGHSVDGRKYIAQAIAQGAAAVVADAQEVAKDGEIREVEGIAVIYLAQLSERLSALAGRFYCRPIDAMRIVGVTGTNGKTTISQLLAQWVTLLGQSSAVMGTVGNGLYGQLVESENTTGSAIDIQRTLAEFSAQHVSLTAMEISSHGLVQHRVAALPFSAAIFTNLSRDHLDYHGDMESYAAAKLSLFTEHQVGVSIINADDEIGQQWLTQLTDAVAVSARGLSLSQRHGLWLTATAITYRENGVEIQFDSAWGSGKCVSALIGEFNVSNLLLALATLLALGYPLEQLLTTASRLSPVCGRMEVFKQPGHAVAVVDYAHTPDALQKALEAARRHCQGQLWCIFGCGGDRDRGKRPLMGAIAEEFADHVVITDDNPRSENPAAITQDILSGLIDASHAQVIAGRAQAITRVFQQATEQDIILIAGKGHEDYQIIGHQRLDYSDRATVATLLGTMA from the coding sequence GTGACCGATCGTAACCTACAAGAGGTGTTAGCACCTTGGGTACCTAACGCTCCTGCACTAACACTTAAGGCGATGACGCTTGATAGCCGTAATGTTAAGGATGGCGATCTCTTTGTTGCGGTGGTCGGTCACAGTGTTGATGGCCGCAAATATATTGCCCAAGCAATTGCTCAAGGGGCAGCGGCGGTGGTCGCCGATGCGCAAGAGGTCGCGAAAGATGGTGAAATCCGCGAGGTCGAAGGTATTGCGGTCATTTATCTTGCTCAATTATCTGAACGTTTATCAGCACTCGCTGGGCGCTTCTATTGTCGTCCTATCGACGCGATGCGTATTGTTGGTGTGACGGGAACAAACGGTAAGACTACCATCTCACAGCTACTGGCACAGTGGGTGACCTTACTGGGCCAATCCAGTGCGGTAATGGGCACTGTAGGAAATGGCTTATATGGGCAGCTGGTTGAGAGCGAAAATACCACTGGTTCGGCGATCGATATACAGAGAACGCTTGCAGAGTTTTCCGCGCAGCATGTCAGCTTAACCGCCATGGAAATTTCTTCTCATGGCTTAGTGCAGCATCGTGTCGCGGCGCTCCCTTTTTCCGCGGCAATCTTCACTAACCTAAGTCGTGATCACCTTGATTACCACGGCGATATGGAAAGCTACGCAGCCGCAAAATTATCGCTCTTTACGGAACACCAGGTTGGCGTCAGCATTATTAATGCTGATGATGAGATAGGCCAGCAATGGCTAACTCAGCTGACGGACGCGGTTGCCGTAAGTGCGCGTGGACTCAGCCTATCGCAACGCCATGGTCTGTGGCTAACCGCCACGGCAATCACCTACCGTGAAAACGGTGTAGAGATTCAATTTGACTCCGCTTGGGGCTCAGGTAAATGCGTCAGTGCGTTAATTGGAGAGTTCAATGTCAGTAATTTATTATTGGCCTTGGCAACGTTACTGGCATTGGGTTACCCCTTGGAACAATTACTGACTACAGCGTCTCGACTTTCACCCGTCTGTGGGCGAATGGAAGTCTTCAAACAACCAGGCCATGCTGTGGCCGTGGTGGATTATGCTCATACGCCAGATGCCCTCCAAAAAGCTTTAGAAGCGGCGCGCCGCCACTGCCAAGGGCAACTTTGGTGCATCTTTGGTTGCGGTGGAGACCGAGACCGAGGTAAACGTCCACTGATGGGAGCAATCGCTGAAGAATTTGCCGATCACGTCGTCATTACCGATGATAATCCACGCAGCGAAAATCCCGCCGCGATAACACAAGATATTTTATCTGGACTGATTGATGCGAGCCATGCGCAAGTTATTGCCGGCCGCGCCCAAGCCATCACTAGAGTCTTTCAACAGGCTACAGAACAAGACATCATATTGATCGCTGGAAAAGGCCATGAAGATTACCAGATTATTGGCCATCAGCGACTCGACTACTCAGACCGTGCAACGGTCGCAACTTTATTAGGAACGATGGCATGA
- the mraZ gene encoding division/cell wall cluster transcriptional repressor MraZ translates to MFRGANPVNIDSKGRFAMPVRYREQLYALSEGNMVCTIDIHQPCLLLYPLSEWERIERKLANLSSMNPAERRIQRLLLGHATEGQLDAAGRLLLTAPLRTYATLTKHIMLVGQYNKFELWDEQTWYNQVKQDIEAEQHAQGVLSERLQDLSL, encoded by the coding sequence ATGTTCCGTGGTGCCAATCCTGTAAATATAGACAGTAAAGGACGCTTTGCGATGCCAGTGCGCTATCGTGAACAACTTTATGCACTGTCTGAAGGAAATATGGTTTGCACCATTGATATTCATCAGCCTTGTTTACTGCTCTATCCCTTATCAGAGTGGGAAAGGATTGAGCGTAAATTAGCGAATCTCTCTTCGATGAATCCAGCTGAACGCCGCATACAGCGGTTATTACTGGGACATGCAACGGAAGGGCAACTTGATGCAGCGGGGCGCTTACTCTTAACCGCACCTTTGCGTACATACGCCACATTAACCAAACACATTATGTTGGTCGGCCAATACAATAAATTTGAACTTTGGGACGAACAGACTTGGTATAATCAAGTCAAGCAAGACATTGAGGCTGAGCAACATGCTCAGGGTGTATTATCTGAGCGTTTGCAGGACTTATCGTTATAA
- the ftsI gene encoding peptidoglycan glycosyltransferase FtsI yields the protein MAGAKKTLKTKKQEIKANFIRWRFALLCGGILLALVGLLSRVAWLQVVKPERLVKEGDMRSLRVQSVPSSRGMISDRNGRPLAVSVPVSAIWADPKEVNAHGGIGFDNRWKALADALSLPLDQLSSRINANPKGRFVYLARQVNPAVSSYIQKLKLPGINLREESRRYYPAGQVAAHLIGFTNIDGQGIEGVEKSFDKWLTGTPGARIVRKDRQGRVIEDISSTDSRVAHNLTLSIDERLQAQVYRELNNAVAFNKAESGTAVLVDVNTGEVLAMANSPAYNPNNLSNTPRETIRNRAITDIFEPGSTVKPMVVMTALKRGVVHPSSVLNTVPYRINGHEIKDVARYNELTLTGVLQKSSNVGVSRLALAMPSSALVDTYSHFGLGQPTNLGLVGESKGIYPHKQRWSDIERATFSFGYGLMVTPLQLARVYATIGSYGIARPLSITKVSPPVAGTRAFDEETVKTVVHMMESVALPGGGGVKAAIKGYRIAIKTGTAKKVGPDGQYVNKYIAYTAGVAPASRPRFALVVVINDPQGGKYYGGAVSAPVFGAIMGGVLRTMNVEPDALATENKEPTSEGSSDRS from the coding sequence ATGGCCGGCGCAAAGAAAACGCTGAAAACAAAAAAGCAAGAAATCAAAGCCAACTTTATTCGTTGGCGTTTTGCGTTGTTATGCGGCGGAATATTACTGGCATTGGTGGGCCTACTTTCTCGCGTAGCATGGCTGCAAGTAGTTAAACCTGAGCGCTTAGTGAAAGAGGGCGATATGCGCTCGTTACGCGTACAATCCGTGCCTAGCTCACGTGGTATGATTAGCGACCGTAATGGCCGCCCGCTTGCGGTGAGTGTGCCCGTCAGTGCAATCTGGGCTGATCCGAAAGAGGTTAATGCACACGGCGGTATAGGTTTCGATAATCGTTGGAAAGCGTTGGCAGATGCCCTATCGCTACCACTCGACCAACTCTCCTCGCGGATAAATGCCAACCCCAAAGGCCGCTTTGTGTATCTTGCCCGACAAGTGAACCCCGCGGTCAGTAGCTATATTCAAAAATTGAAGTTACCGGGAATTAACTTACGTGAAGAATCCCGCCGCTACTATCCAGCAGGGCAGGTGGCAGCGCATTTGATTGGCTTTACCAATATTGATGGTCAAGGGATCGAAGGCGTTGAAAAAAGCTTCGATAAATGGCTGACCGGTACACCCGGCGCGCGTATTGTGCGTAAAGATCGTCAAGGTCGAGTAATTGAAGATATCTCCTCGACTGACAGCCGTGTGGCACATAATCTCACCCTGAGTATTGATGAGCGTTTGCAGGCACAAGTCTATCGGGAACTGAATAATGCGGTAGCCTTTAACAAAGCAGAGTCCGGCACAGCTGTTTTGGTCGACGTGAATACGGGTGAAGTGCTCGCGATGGCGAACAGCCCAGCTTATAACCCGAATAATCTCAGTAACACGCCGCGTGAAACTATCCGTAATCGCGCGATCACCGATATTTTTGAGCCGGGATCAACCGTAAAACCAATGGTGGTGATGACGGCTCTGAAGCGGGGAGTGGTACATCCTAGCAGTGTATTGAATACCGTGCCCTATCGGATTAATGGTCATGAAATCAAAGATGTCGCTCGTTATAATGAACTGACATTAACCGGTGTTTTACAGAAATCGAGTAACGTAGGGGTGTCCCGTTTGGCGTTAGCTATGCCATCTTCTGCGCTGGTTGATACCTATTCCCATTTTGGATTAGGGCAGCCGACGAATCTTGGATTAGTGGGCGAAAGTAAAGGGATTTATCCGCATAAACAGCGCTGGTCTGATATCGAACGTGCAACATTCTCTTTTGGGTATGGATTGATGGTCACGCCGTTACAACTGGCTCGCGTCTACGCGACTATCGGCAGTTATGGTATTGCTCGCCCGCTATCGATTACCAAAGTTTCCCCTCCTGTTGCCGGAACACGTGCCTTCGATGAGGAGACCGTAAAGACGGTGGTTCATATGATGGAAAGCGTAGCACTCCCCGGTGGCGGTGGCGTAAAAGCAGCGATTAAAGGCTATCGGATTGCGATTAAGACCGGTACCGCTAAAAAAGTTGGCCCAGATGGCCAGTATGTGAACAAGTATATTGCGTATACTGCCGGGGTTGCTCCGGCCAGCCGCCCTCGATTCGCCTTAGTTGTGGTGATTAACGATCCACAAGGTGGGAAATACTATGGCGGGGCCGTCTCGGCGCCGGTATTTGGCGCCATCATGGGTGGGGTATTACGCACAATGAATGTAGAGCCAGATGCACTGGCAACAGAAAATAAAGAACCAACCAGCGAGGGATCAAGTGACCGATCGTAA
- the murF gene encoding UDP-N-acetylmuramoyl-tripeptide--D-alanyl-D-alanine ligase, giving the protein MIPVTSEQLALITAGEQIGKSVTLSHITTDTREIIEGSLFVALIGERFDAHQFAEQAINAGASALLVNRRLDIPATQIVVEDTRIAFGKIGAWVREHVPAKVVGLTGSSGKTSVKEMTAAILKQCGETLYTAGNLNNDFGVPMTLLRLTPEHRFAVIEMGANHQGEIAYTTHLVKPEVALVNNLAAAHLEGFGSIEGVAKAKGEIFQGLPPHGVAILNAESNDRDNWQPVLTDKRVLTFSATEQGQRKDDYYATDVNFTVEGTAFRLHTPNGTCEVILPLPGQHNIANALAAAALSQSVGASLDAIKQGLATLTAVPGRLYPIKLSESVLLLDDSYNANVGSMTAAANVLASMPGYRIMIAGDMGELGEDTESCHRKVGKALHEAGVDKVLTVGQYSQWIAQESQVGEVFATKSLLAERARELIQKHQVVTLLVKGSRSAAMEEIVMILQEKDAC; this is encoded by the coding sequence ATGATCCCAGTCACAAGCGAACAATTAGCGCTGATCACGGCAGGTGAACAGATTGGGAAAAGCGTTACCTTGAGTCATATCACCACCGATACGCGTGAGATTATCGAAGGTAGCTTATTCGTAGCATTAATCGGTGAACGATTTGACGCACACCAGTTTGCGGAGCAAGCCATCAACGCGGGAGCCAGTGCGCTTCTGGTAAACCGTCGATTAGATATTCCCGCCACGCAAATTGTGGTAGAGGATACACGAATCGCCTTCGGTAAAATCGGAGCTTGGGTGCGTGAACACGTCCCTGCTAAAGTGGTTGGTCTGACGGGGTCATCGGGAAAAACGTCGGTGAAAGAGATGACCGCGGCGATTTTGAAACAGTGTGGCGAAACGCTTTACACCGCAGGAAATCTTAATAATGATTTTGGCGTGCCGATGACACTGCTGCGTCTCACGCCTGAGCACCGCTTTGCGGTAATCGAGATGGGAGCAAATCATCAAGGTGAGATTGCCTACACCACGCATTTAGTGAAGCCAGAAGTCGCACTAGTCAATAATCTAGCCGCTGCGCACTTAGAAGGTTTCGGGTCAATAGAAGGTGTGGCGAAGGCTAAAGGCGAAATTTTCCAAGGCCTACCGCCGCATGGTGTTGCGATTCTGAATGCAGAGAGTAACGACCGTGATAACTGGCAACCAGTATTGACGGATAAACGGGTTTTAACCTTTTCTGCTACAGAGCAAGGGCAGAGGAAAGATGACTATTACGCCACAGACGTCAACTTTACGGTAGAAGGAACCGCCTTTCGTTTACACACGCCTAATGGCACGTGTGAGGTTATTCTTCCACTCCCCGGTCAGCACAATATTGCTAATGCATTGGCTGCTGCGGCATTGTCGCAATCAGTCGGCGCATCATTGGACGCAATCAAACAGGGTCTTGCGACATTAACCGCGGTGCCTGGTCGACTCTATCCAATCAAATTATCGGAATCGGTGCTGTTACTCGATGACTCTTATAACGCAAATGTGGGATCGATGACTGCAGCGGCGAACGTATTGGCTTCGATGCCGGGCTACCGGATTATGATTGCCGGCGATATGGGGGAGTTAGGCGAGGATACCGAATCTTGCCACCGTAAAGTAGGTAAAGCGCTGCATGAAGCTGGCGTCGATAAGGTGCTAACTGTGGGGCAATATAGCCAATGGATCGCGCAAGAGAGCCAGGTTGGAGAAGTGTTTGCCACCAAATCGCTCTTAGCCGAACGGGCGCGTGAATTAATTCAAAAACATCAGGTTGTGACGCTATTAGTGAAAGGATCACGCAGTGCTGCAATGGAAGAAATCGTTATGATATTACAGGAGAAAGACGCATGTTAG
- the ilvN gene encoding acetolactate synthase small subunit, with translation MRRILSVLLENESGALSRVVGLFSQRGYNIESLAVAPTEDPTLSRITIQTIGDEKVLEQIEKQLHKLVDVLRVNELGQSAFVEREVMLVKIIAEGAAREEIKRCADIFRGQIVDVSPRFYTVQLVGSAEKLDAFLTAVRAVTEIAEVVRSGVIGISRGDKTLN, from the coding sequence ATGCGCCGGATATTGTCAGTGTTACTTGAAAATGAGTCTGGGGCGTTGTCGCGAGTGGTCGGCCTTTTCTCTCAGCGCGGCTACAACATCGAAAGCTTAGCCGTGGCACCTACCGAAGATCCAACGCTGTCACGTATTACGATCCAAACCATCGGTGATGAGAAAGTGTTGGAGCAGATCGAGAAGCAGCTCCATAAATTAGTCGATGTGTTGCGGGTCAATGAGCTTGGGCAGTCGGCTTTCGTCGAACGTGAAGTCATGCTGGTCAAAATTATCGCGGAAGGGGCGGCACGCGAAGAAATTAAACGTTGCGCGGATATTTTCCGTGGACAGATTGTCGATGTTAGCCCGCGCTTCTATACCGTGCAGTTAGTAGGGAGTGCAGAAAAATTAGACGCATTCTTAACCGCGGTACGTGCCGTGACTGAGATTGCTGAAGTCGTACGTTCTGGCGTTATCGGTATTTCTCGCGGAGATAAAACTCTCAATTGA
- the ilvI gene encoding acetolactate synthase 3 large subunit, whose translation MQMLSGAEMVIQSLIDQGVKQVFGYPGGAVLDIYDAIQTVGGVDHILVRHEQAAVHMADAVARATGEPGVVLVTSGPGATNAITGIATAYMDSIPMVVLSGQVASSLIGSDAFQECDMIGISRPIVKHSFLVKRTEDIPEMIKKAFWLASTGRPGPVVIDLPKDILNPAVKLPYHWPESVSLRSYNPTVQGHKGQIKRALSTLLAAKQAVIYAGGGVITAHAESALKTLAETLQLPVTTTLMGLGCFPGTHPQSVGMLGMHGTYEANMTMHNADVIFAVGVRFDDRTTNNIAKYCPDATVIHIDIDPASISKTVNADVPVVGDARQVLEQMVELLDKTPPPSATLSAEWWAKIDQWRGRNCLDYSTEGEKIKPQAAIRTLWKLTQGQAYVASDVGQHQMFTALHYPFDQSRRWINSGGLGTMGFGLPAALGVKLCLPDETVVCVTGDGSIQMNIQELSTALQYELPILVLNLNNRYLGMVKQWQDMIYSGRHSHSYMESLPNFVKIAEAYGHVGIAINSPDELEAKLQQALDLVAEGRLVFVDVMVDGSEHVYPMLVRGAGMNEMWLSKTERSE comes from the coding sequence ATGCAGATGTTGTCAGGAGCAGAAATGGTCATTCAGTCACTGATTGATCAAGGCGTGAAACAGGTGTTCGGTTATCCCGGTGGAGCGGTACTGGATATTTATGATGCGATTCAAACAGTGGGTGGCGTTGATCATATATTAGTGCGTCACGAACAAGCTGCAGTCCATATGGCGGATGCGGTGGCGCGAGCAACAGGCGAACCTGGGGTGGTACTCGTCACATCTGGCCCTGGCGCAACCAATGCTATTACCGGAATTGCGACGGCCTATATGGACTCCATTCCGATGGTCGTCCTCTCTGGTCAAGTCGCGTCTTCGTTAATTGGTAGCGATGCATTTCAAGAGTGCGACATGATCGGTATCTCAAGACCGATCGTTAAACACAGCTTCCTTGTCAAACGTACCGAAGATATTCCTGAGATGATCAAGAAAGCGTTCTGGCTAGCCTCTACGGGCCGTCCGGGGCCGGTGGTCATCGATCTGCCTAAAGATATTCTTAATCCTGCGGTAAAACTTCCTTACCACTGGCCAGAGAGCGTGAGTTTACGCTCTTACAATCCTACGGTACAAGGGCACAAAGGACAGATAAAACGTGCACTGAGTACATTGCTGGCGGCGAAACAAGCCGTAATTTATGCCGGTGGTGGGGTGATTACCGCTCACGCAGAATCGGCGTTAAAAACGTTGGCGGAAACACTGCAATTACCGGTTACCACGACATTGATGGGATTAGGCTGTTTTCCTGGAACGCATCCGCAAAGCGTTGGTATGTTGGGAATGCACGGAACCTACGAAGCCAACATGACCATGCACAATGCAGATGTCATCTTTGCAGTAGGGGTACGTTTCGATGATCGGACGACCAATAATATTGCGAAGTATTGCCCAGATGCCACGGTGATCCATATCGATATCGATCCGGCTTCGATTTCGAAAACCGTCAATGCAGATGTGCCTGTTGTCGGCGACGCTCGTCAGGTACTAGAACAGATGGTCGAATTGCTCGATAAAACACCGCCGCCTTCGGCGACATTGAGCGCTGAGTGGTGGGCGAAGATCGACCAATGGCGTGGGCGTAATTGTCTTGATTACTCTACGGAAGGCGAGAAAATCAAACCACAAGCGGCTATACGCACCTTGTGGAAACTGACCCAAGGTCAGGCTTATGTCGCGTCTGATGTCGGACAACATCAGATGTTTACCGCGTTGCATTATCCATTTGATCAGTCACGTCGTTGGATTAACTCAGGTGGCCTCGGTACGATGGGCTTTGGCCTCCCGGCGGCTTTAGGCGTTAAGCTTTGTTTACCTGACGAGACGGTCGTTTGTGTGACAGGGGACGGCAGTATCCAGATGAATATCCAGGAGTTGTCTACCGCTTTACAGTATGAATTACCTATTTTAGTGCTTAACCTGAATAACCGTTATTTGGGCATGGTCAAGCAGTGGCAGGATATGATCTACTCGGGGCGTCACTCACACTCTTACATGGAATCTTTACCGAACTTCGTCAAAATTGCCGAAGCCTATGGACATGTGGGGATTGCGATTAACTCTCCGGATGAACTGGAAGCTAAGCTACAACAGGCATTAGACTTGGTAGCAGAAGGTCGCTTGGTGTTTGTTGATGTGATGGTGGATGGTAGCGAGCACGTTTACCCAATGTTGGTGCGCGGCGCTGGAATGAATGAGATGTGGTTAAGCAAGACGGAAAGGAGTGAATAA
- the ftsL gene encoding cell division protein FtsL: MINNERHSLPTVIGGDLLRHGKLPLILLVAVLVTSIMVVITTQKTRLLTAQREQMVLEKDSLDIEWRNLILEENALGDHSRVERLAVEKLHMQHVDPSQEHIVVQP; encoded by the coding sequence GTGATCAATAACGAGCGTCATAGTTTACCCACGGTTATTGGGGGAGATCTGCTACGGCATGGAAAACTTCCCCTCATCCTCCTCGTCGCAGTATTAGTGACCTCTATTATGGTGGTCATTACCACGCAAAAAACACGTCTACTGACTGCACAACGTGAACAGATGGTGCTAGAAAAAGACTCATTAGACATTGAGTGGCGAAATTTAATTCTTGAAGAGAATGCCTTAGGTGATCACAGCCGTGTTGAGCGTTTAGCAGTGGAAAAACTGCATATGCAGCATGTTGACCCTTCTCAGGAACATATAGTGGTTCAACCATAG